Proteins encoded by one window of Flavobacterium sp. N502540:
- a CDS encoding LysM peptidoglycan-binding domain-containing protein, with product MIVKKIAIVVSAFFSISVVAQNVAKADAEIKPVVKISYLDSVKSTFKKNELATRVDSLWMNELVSLDIYDDLTKDIQTINTDVTVDEELPTDLLKQRLQAMNGKSPFNIEYNQGLENIIKSFLKNRKKSFSRLMSLSEYYFPIFEDAFAKQNVPLEIKYLAVVESALNPKAVSKMGATGLWQFMYGTGKQYALKIDSYIDERSDPLRATAAASEYMTKMFSIFGDWELVLASYNSGPGNVTKAIRRSGGKTKYWDIRSHLPKETQGYVPAFLATMYLFEYHKEHGINPQRAVVKNFETDTVQIKSQMSFKQIADLLDMPQSQIQLLNPSYKLNVVPFYQGEEHYLRLPKEKIATFVSNEDKIYAYVAYQSQNKTIPVQLAMRTAPRAKYMAKAKEKEESSKEIQFYKVRKGDNLGAIAEKYNVSIVDLKKWNNLKSNSVAFGRNLKIKSEIEAAVKNPKEAKATLAIDKKSEEAIASADDKDKNNAQSQEYVVAAGDNLGNIAKKFGMTIAELKELNSLTSNNIGLGKTLVISKAVPEIVEENAVTTAIASNNSIDSFKKKATSKALGEDYYVKKGDSLYSISKKYPGVTISDIKKWNNIKDGDIKPGMKLKING from the coding sequence ATGATTGTAAAGAAAATAGCAATAGTGGTTTCCGCTTTTTTTTCGATTTCTGTGGTCGCACAGAATGTTGCAAAAGCAGATGCTGAAATTAAACCGGTTGTAAAAATATCGTATTTAGATTCTGTTAAAAGTACCTTCAAAAAAAATGAACTGGCAACACGTGTTGACAGTCTTTGGATGAACGAATTAGTAAGTCTCGATATTTACGACGATTTAACAAAAGACATTCAAACCATTAACACTGATGTAACAGTTGATGAAGAACTGCCTACAGATTTGCTAAAACAGCGATTGCAGGCAATGAATGGGAAATCACCTTTTAATATTGAATACAATCAGGGATTAGAAAACATCATAAAGTCATTTCTTAAAAATCGTAAAAAATCGTTTTCACGATTAATGTCTTTATCAGAATATTACTTTCCAATTTTTGAAGACGCTTTTGCCAAACAAAACGTGCCTTTAGAAATTAAATATTTAGCCGTTGTAGAATCTGCTTTAAATCCTAAAGCAGTTTCTAAAATGGGTGCCACCGGACTTTGGCAATTCATGTACGGAACCGGAAAACAATACGCACTTAAAATAGATTCTTATATCGATGAACGCAGTGATCCGCTTAGAGCAACTGCCGCGGCATCAGAATATATGACTAAAATGTTCAGCATCTTTGGTGATTGGGAATTGGTTCTGGCCTCTTACAACTCAGGACCCGGAAATGTAACCAAGGCCATTCGTCGTTCTGGTGGAAAAACAAAATACTGGGACATTCGTAGCCACCTTCCAAAAGAAACTCAAGGTTATGTGCCCGCTTTTTTAGCCACCATGTATCTTTTTGAATACCATAAAGAACACGGGATTAATCCACAAAGAGCCGTTGTTAAAAATTTTGAAACGGATACTGTTCAGATCAAAAGCCAAATGTCATTCAAACAAATTGCTGATTTGTTAGACATGCCGCAATCTCAGATTCAGCTTTTAAATCCATCGTATAAATTAAACGTAGTTCCTTTTTATCAGGGAGAGGAGCATTATCTGCGTCTACCAAAAGAGAAAATTGCCACTTTTGTTTCAAACGAAGACAAGATTTATGCCTATGTAGCTTACCAATCGCAGAACAAAACTATTCCGGTTCAACTGGCGATGAGGACAGCCCCAAGAGCCAAATACATGGCGAAAGCCAAAGAAAAAGAAGAATCCTCTAAAGAAATTCAGTTTTACAAAGTTCGTAAAGGTGATAACCTGGGAGCAATTGCCGAAAAGTATAACGTAAGCATTGTAGATCTGAAGAAGTGGAACAATCTGAAATCAAACTCAGTGGCCTTTGGAAGAAATTTAAAAATTAAATCTGAAATAGAGGCAGCTGTTAAAAATCCTAAAGAAGCTAAAGCAACACTTGCAATAGATAAAAAATCAGAGGAAGCTATTGCTTCAGCTGATGATAAAGATAAAAATAATGCGCAATCACAGGAATATGTAGTAGCTGCCGGAGATAACTTAGGTAATATTGCAAAGAAATTCGGTATGACTATTGCGGAGTTAAAAGAACTTAATAGTCTAACTTCAAATAATATTGGTTTAGGAAAAACATTAGTGATTTCTAAAGCAGTTCCTGAAATTGTAGAGGAGAATGCTGTAACAACCGCTATTGCATCAAACAATTCAATTGATTCGTTTAAGAAAAAAGCAACGTCAAAAGCTTTGGGTGAAGACTATTACGTTAAAAAAGGAGATTCGTTGTATAGTATTTCTAAAAAATATCCGGGAGTAACCATTTCCGATATTAAAAAATGGAATAATATTAAAGACGGAGACATTAAACCCGGAATGAAACTTAAAATAAACGGATAA
- a CDS encoding phosphoglycerate kinase, with translation MKTLNDFDFKNKKAIIRVDFNVPLDENFNVTDATRIEAAKPTIDAILAQGGSVILMSHLGRPKGAEDKYSLKHILKKASEILGVQVKFAENCVGEVAKTAAANLQPGEVLLLENLRFHAEEEAGDVAFAKELASLGDIYVNDAFGTAHRAHASTTIIAQFFPTEKCFGTLLAKEIESLNKVLKNSEKPVTAVLGGSKVSSKITVIENILDKVDHMIIGGGMTFTFVKALGGKIGESICEDDKQDLALEILRLAKEKGVQVHIPVDVIAADSFSNTANTQVVDVNAIPDGWQGLDAGPKSLENFKKVILESKTILWNGPLGVFEMESFAKGTIALGDYIAEATENGAFSLVGGGDSVAAVKQFGFEDKMSYVSTGGGAMLEMLEGKILPGIAAILD, from the coding sequence ATGAAAACTCTAAACGATTTCGACTTTAAAAATAAAAAAGCAATTATCCGTGTGGACTTTAATGTGCCATTGGATGAAAACTTTAATGTAACGGATGCTACACGTATCGAAGCGGCAAAACCAACTATCGATGCAATTTTAGCGCAAGGAGGAAGTGTAATTTTAATGTCGCATTTAGGCAGACCAAAAGGAGCAGAAGACAAATATTCGTTAAAGCACATTTTGAAAAAAGCTTCTGAAATATTAGGAGTTCAGGTGAAGTTTGCTGAAAACTGTGTTGGAGAAGTAGCAAAAACTGCTGCTGCCAATTTACAGCCGGGAGAAGTTTTGTTGCTTGAAAATTTACGTTTTCACGCTGAGGAAGAAGCCGGAGATGTTGCTTTTGCAAAAGAATTAGCATCATTAGGAGACATTTATGTAAACGATGCTTTTGGTACAGCACACAGAGCGCATGCTTCAACCACAATTATTGCCCAGTTTTTTCCAACTGAAAAATGTTTTGGAACCTTATTGGCAAAAGAAATAGAAAGTTTAAATAAAGTACTTAAAAATAGCGAAAAACCCGTAACAGCAGTTCTTGGAGGTTCAAAAGTATCTTCAAAAATTACCGTTATCGAAAACATCTTAGACAAAGTAGATCATATGATCATCGGTGGTGGAATGACATTTACATTCGTTAAGGCACTGGGTGGTAAAATTGGAGAATCTATTTGTGAAGATGATAAACAGGATTTAGCACTTGAAATTTTGAGATTAGCCAAAGAAAAAGGAGTTCAGGTTCACATTCCGGTTGACGTAATTGCAGCAGATAGTTTTTCTAATACTGCAAATACTCAGGTAGTAGATGTAAACGCAATTCCTGACGGATGGCAAGGTCTTGATGCAGGCCCTAAATCTTTGGAAAACTTTAAAAAAGTAATTCTGGAGTCCAAAACAATCTTATGGAATGGTCCATTAGGAGTTTTCGAAATGGAGTCATTTGCTAAAGGAACGATCGCTTTAGGTGATTATATTGCTGAAGCTACAGAAAATGGTGCCTTCTCATTAGTGGGTGGCGGAGATTCTGTTGCCGCAGTAAAACAGTTCGGTTTTGAAGATAAAATGAGTTATGTTTCTACCGGAGGTGGAGCTATGCTTGAAATGTTAGAAGGTAAAATTTTACCTGGAATCGCCGCGATTTTGGACTAA
- a CDS encoding type IX secretion system membrane protein PorP/SprF, with protein sequence MKKFILSLVLMAVTTSYSQELNLPVFTQYLADNPFVISPAFAGIGDNLRIRANGLTQWVGIKDAPDNQSLYADFRVLDRSGVGINVYNDKNGYTRQTGAKISFAHHIILDYYSKQYLSFGLSYNFNSFRIDIDQFYNNNGDKDNNPPIFDAAVTDNRYNANNNFDVSALYRNKMFYISFNANNVLKKNATKYRGVEPRLLSNYQVYSGFIFKDGENSRIEYEPSVYYQYFASDGRSTTDFNFKYRRYNRYEDYYWIGVSYRFLNDQFPKPLSVGPMVGFMKSKFYFGYSYQLMFNGLGTYNSGTHSVTIGFDFLQAISNCPCTQSPVHD encoded by the coding sequence ATGAAAAAGTTTATTTTATCTTTAGTACTCATGGCTGTAACAACAAGTTACAGCCAAGAGTTAAACCTACCGGTTTTTACACAGTATTTAGCCGATAATCCTTTTGTTATTTCTCCGGCCTTTGCAGGTATTGGTGATAACCTTAGAATTAGAGCCAATGGACTTACCCAATGGGTAGGGATAAAAGATGCACCGGACAACCAGTCGCTTTATGCCGATTTTAGAGTTTTGGATCGTTCAGGAGTGGGTATCAATGTGTACAATGATAAGAATGGATATACGCGTCAGACCGGAGCTAAGATCTCCTTTGCGCACCACATTATTCTGGATTATTATTCGAAACAATACTTGTCTTTCGGACTTTCGTACAACTTTAATAGTTTCCGTATTGATATTGATCAATTCTATAACAACAATGGAGACAAAGACAATAATCCCCCTATCTTTGATGCTGCGGTAACCGATAATCGTTATAATGCAAACAACAACTTTGATGTAAGTGCCTTGTACCGAAACAAGATGTTCTATATCAGTTTTAATGCGAATAACGTACTAAAGAAAAACGCAACTAAATACAGAGGAGTAGAGCCTAGGTTGCTTTCCAATTATCAGGTATATTCCGGTTTTATTTTTAAAGACGGAGAAAACAGCCGTATCGAATACGAGCCGTCGGTTTATTACCAGTACTTTGCAAGTGACGGGCGTTCTACAACCGATTTTAACTTCAAGTACAGACGTTACAACCGTTACGAAGATTATTACTGGATCGGGGTTTCGTATCGTTTCTTAAACGATCAGTTCCCAAAACCATTATCCGTTGGACCTATGGTAGGTTTTATGAAATCTAAGTTCTACTTTGGATATTCGTATCAGTTAATGTTTAACGGTTTAGGAACCTACAATTCAGGGACACACTCGGTAACTATTGGTTTCGACTTCTTACAAGCGATCAGTAACTGTCCTTGTACACAAAGTCCGGTACACGACTAA